AAGCCGCACGATGACGTCGTTGGGGTAGAAGGCCGCGGCGATCATCCCCACCCCTTGGGCCAACTTGTCCACAAAAAAGTCGGCCTTGTTCTCGTAGCCCGGGGTGCGTTTTTCGATCTCCCGCACCAGTTTACGCAGCCGGGAATCCTTTTCGGCCTGCTTTTTCAGTTCCTGGTAATGAAGAAGGGCCAGAGGATGGATCCCGATATGGGAGCCGATGATGAATTCCAGCCGGGCCAGTCCCACCCCGTCGTTGGGGATCTGGGCCTGGCTGAAGGCCTGCTCCGGAATGCCTACATTCATCATGATCTTGGTCTTGGTGCGCGGAAGGCTTTCCAGATCGATACGCTCCACCTCGTAGGGCACTAAGCCTTCCAGCACCCGGCCTTCCTCTCCCTGAGAGCAGTCTACGGTGATCTCCTGGCCGGTCTTTACTACCTCCGTAGCGTTTCCCGTGCCCACAATACAGGGGATGCCCAGCTCCCGCGAGACGATGGCTGCATGACAGGTCCGTCCGCCCCGGTTGGTCACGATGGCCGCCGCCACCTTCATGATGGGCTCCCAGTCCGGGTCGGTCATATCCGTCACCAGGACCTCTCCGGGCTGAAACTCATGGATCTGAGAGACCTCCATGATGACCCGGGCCCGGCCCTGACCGATCTTGCTCCCCACGGCCTTGCCCACGGTAAGCACCCGGCCCTCGCCTTTGAGCTTGTAAACCTCGTAATAACGCTCCCGCTTGGCCCCGTGGACCGTCTCCGGGCGGGCCTGGACGATGAAAAGCTCCCCGGTGCCCACGGTCTTCCCGTCACCGTCCTTGGCCCACTCGATGTCCATAGGCCGGCCGTAATGCTCCTCGATGATTATGGCCCATTCGGCCAGCTTCAAAATCTCCTCGTCCGAAAGCACGAAGGACTCCCGCTCCCGCCGGGTGGTCTTCACGTCCCGCACCGGATGCTCCGGATCCCGGCTATAGACCATCTTGATGTGTTTGGAGCCCAGCTTTTTGGAGAGTATGGGACGAAAACCCTTCTTAAGGGTGGGTTTAAAGACATAAAATTCATCGGGGTTTACCTTTCCCTGAACCACATTTTCCCCCAGGCCCCAGGCCCCGGTAATGTAAACTACATCCCGGAAACCGCTTTCGGTATCCAGAGTAAACATCACCCCGGAGCAGGCCTTGTCGCTGCGGACCATCTTCTGGACGGCTACCGAAAGATAGACATTGAAATGGTCAAAGCCCTTATCTTCCCGGTAGGAGATGGCCCGGTCGGTAAAGAGCGAAGCAAAACATCTCTTGACATATTCAATAACCCTTTCGGCCCCGCGCACATTGAGATAGGTCTCCTGCTGCCCGGCAAAAGAGGCATCGGGAAGGTCTTCGGCTGTGGCCGAGGACCTTACGGCCACATCCACATTGGGCCCGTATTTTTCCTCAAGCTTCCGATAGGCCTTCTCGATTTCCTCCGCCAGCCGGGCGGGCATCTTGGCCTTGAGAATAAGCTCCCGAACCCTGCGCCCGCGCTGCTGAAGATCCTTTACATTATGGGTATCCAGCCCTTCTAAGGCCTTACGGATTTTGTCGTCCAGATGGTTTTCCCGGATAAAATACCGATAGGCCTCGGCGGTGACCGCAAAACCCTCCGGGACCCGGACCCCCTTGGGGGTAAGGTTGCGATACATCTCCCCCAGGGAAGCGTTCTTCCCTCCTACTAGCGGCACATCCTTGATCCCTATCTCCTCAAACCAGAGAATAAGCGGGGCTTCGGCCATGGAAAAGACCTCCTTAAAAATTTTTGAAAAACTTTGGAAATTTCCAAAAAGAAAGGGGATTTGAAGGAAGAATAAGAGGCTCCGTCTTGCTTACTTCGGCGTTTTCGGCCATCCCAATCGGCCAAAACTGGTATTTTTCAAGTTGTGAGACACCATAACAAGTTGTCCGCTATGGTGTCAAGTTTAGGAAATGAGGACCTCGGGATCAAACTTTGAAGCGGATGTAAAGGATGTCCCCGTCTTTTACGGGGTAGTCCCGGCCTTCAAGGCGCACCAGGCCCTTCTTGCGGGCCTCGGAAAGGCCGGAAAGGGCCCGATAGTCCTCAAAGTTGATCACTTCGGCAGCGATAAAACCTCGGGCCATATCGGTATGAATTTCGGCTGCGGCCTCCAGGGCTGTAGCTCCCCGGCGAAGGGTCCGGGCCCGGGCCTCCTTTTCGTTCACGGTGTAAAAGGTGATCAGGTTTAAAAGCCCGTAGGCCTCCCGGATGACCCGCCAAAGTCCGGGCTCCGCAAGGCCGTAGGCCGCAAGCATCTCCCTACGTTCTTCCGGAGAAAGCTCCGCCAGCTGGGCCTCGAGTTCCGCACAGAGAGGAATAAGGGGCACTCCTTCGTTCCGGGCCCGCTCCGCAAGACGCACCAAATGAGGATTTTCCCTCCCCTCCGGAAGGTCCCCCTCTCCCAGATTGGCCACCCAGAGGACCGGTTTAAGCGTAAGCAGAAAGAGGGTCCGAAAGGCATACTCCAGGGTCTCGGGAGGAATCTTTTCCCGATGCTTGCGCAGGGGCTCCACCTCGGAAAGGATCCGCCGGAGGATCTCTAGATGCCGGTATTCCTCTCCTGCGGCCCGATCACCGCTTCGGGCGGCCTTTTCCACCTTGGAAAGTCTCCTTTCCACCGTCTCCAGATCCTTGGCGATGAGTTCCACTTCCAGGATCTCGAGATCCCGCACCGGATCCACCGCCCCCTCCACGTGAACCACCTCCGGGTCCTCAAAGCACCTTAAGACCACCGCCAGAGCCTCCACCTCCCGGATATGGGCCAGAAACTGATTGCCCAGCCCCTCTCCCCGGCTGGCGTGGCGCACCAGACCGGCAATATCCACGAACTCCACCGTGGCCGGCACCGCCTGGGCCGCCCCCTCCCGCTCGGCCAGGATCTTTACCCTCTCGTCCGGGACCTCCACCACCCCTATATTGGGATCTATGGTGCAGAAGGGATAATTGGCCACCTCCGCCCGGCTCCCCTCCACCAGGGCATTAAAAAGGGTGGACTTTCCCACATTGGGCAGGCCTACGATCCCCACCCGAACTCCCACTTTGTTTTCCCTCCTTCCCGGCCCTTGAAGGCCTTCCGGTTTTGCCAAAGTTTTGAATTCCGTCTAAACTTTCGGGAAATGAGTGCCGAAAGCATCCTTCAGGATAAGGTCCTGGTTCTCAATCGCTACTACCAGGCCATCCAGATTACCACCGTCCTGCGGGCCATCTGCCACCTGGTCAAGGGCACAGCCAAGGTCATTACCCCGGACTGGACCACCCACACCCTGGAGGAGTGGATCGAGGCCAGCCGCTTTTACGACAACGGCCGCCTCATCCGCAGCCCTTCCCTCTCCCTGGTAGCCCCGGATGCCATCTATCTTACCACCTACGACCGTCTTCCCAAGATGGAGGTGGTCTTCAACCGGGCCAATCTTTTCATGCGCGACCAATATACCTGCCAGTACTGCGGAAAATCCGTCAAGAACCCCAAAGATCGCACCATCGATCATGTCCTCCCCCGATCTCGGGGAGGAAAGACGGTGTGGACCAACGTGGTCCTCTGCTGCCGGAAGTGCAATCTCAAAAAAGGAGATCGGACCCCGGAAGAGGCCGGGATGCGTCTTCTCAAAAAGCCCGAGGCCCCCAAGTGGCAGAGTCTTTTCTGGGAGAAATTTCCCGAGGAAAAACGCCGGGTCTGGGAACCCTTCCTGAACTTTGCCGGACTCTATCCGGACTCCTGAAAGAGTTCCCGGGTATGGAGGATCACCAGGAGCCTTTCCGGAAGCTGACACACCCAGCGCACAAAACGCCTTTCCATCCCCTCGATCTTTTCCGGAGGCTCTTCTATGCTCTCCACCGGCACCTCCAAGATGTCCCCGATCCTTTCCACCAGGAGGCTCACCTTATCCTCGTCCTCATCTCGCACAATGAGGTTGTATTCCGCGGCGTTTTCCCCATCCAGACCGATCCTCCGGGCCAGATCGATGGCCGTAAGGACCTGCCCCCGCAGGTTCACGATCCCCCGGATATAAGCCGGGGCCAGGGGAACGGGTGTGATCTCCAGCTTCCGGTTAATCTCCACCACCTCCGAGATCGGAAGCCCAAAATAGAATTCTCCCAGCCAGAAAGTCACGAAGGTCTCCGTCTTTTCTCCTAGGGCCAGAGTCCTCTCACTGCTGGGTACCGGCAGCTCCACCATAAGCCTCCTCCATCAGGTGATAGAATTCTTGCAAAAGTTCCTGGGCCTTCGGGGGATAGGCCTCCGGGAACCAGACCTCGAACTGTAGAATGAGGTTCCCTCGGCGGCCATCGCTTCCGAAGGGCCCGCGATGAGAAAGTACCAGCCGGGCCCCCGAGGGAAGGCCCCGGGGAAGTTCGATCTCTTCCGGGCCTTCCAGGGTCTCCACCTGGACCTTCCCTCCCAGGGCCGCCTTCCAGAAGGGGACCCTTACCCTCAGCACCAGGTCTTCTCCTTCAAAATACAGATCCTCCTCCCGACGCAGGAGGACCTCCAGATATACATCCAGCCCCGGCCCCCCGGGTCTCCGGGGCACGAAAAGCAGATCCCCCTCCCGCACTCCGGGAGGGATATGGACCAGGACCTCCTTTTCCCCACGGATCTCACCCTTTCCCCGACACTGGGGGCAGGGGGAAAGCCAGATCTCCCCTTCCCCCCGGCATCGGGGGCAGAGACTCCGGTAAGGGCCTTCCTCAAGGACCAGCCCCCGGCCTTTACAGACCTCACAGCGCACCTTCTTTCCCCAGGGATCACGGCCTCCGCCTCCGCAGTGACTGCAGGGGACTGGCTCTTCCGGCACCCTGACCCTCTTTTCCGTGCCCAGGGCCGCCTCCCGAATGGTAAGCTCTATAAAAGAAAGAAAATAGTCTCCCCGGCCAGGTCGCTCCCTTAGGATCTGAACCCGCTCTCCCTCCCCGTAGCGCTGTCGCAGTTCTTGATAGGCCTCCTGGAGCCGAAGATAGCGCTCCGGATCTCCTCCCCGGTCCGGATGCCACTCCTTGACCCGCCGGAGATAGGCCCGGCGAATCTCCTCCCAGCCGGCCCCGGGGGAAAGCCCCAGGATCCTGAGAAGTTCCCCCTCCCTCAAGCTGCGGCCTCCTTAAGCCGGGATTCCTCCAGGAGCCGCTCCACCGCGGAAATCACCGCCTGCCGGTCAAGCTTAATCTGAAATTCGTCGGCCCCGGCTTCCCGGGCCTTGCGGTAAATCTCCTCCCCGGAAAGACTGGTAAGAACCATAACGGGAAGATTCCGGAACCTCTCGTCCGATCGGACCTTTTTGGCAAGTTCGATCCCGTCCATCTCCGGCATCTCTATATCCGTGATGAGGAGGTCGTAGGACTCCTGCTGGAGCTTTTCCCAGGCCTCCCGACCGTTTGAGGCCAGGTCCACCTCAAAGCCCGCGGCCTCCAGATAATTCCTGACCAGTCCGGCATAGAAGGTGGAATCCTCGGCGTAAAGGATCCGCCGCGGCTCAGCCACCTCCCGGCGCTGGAACCACTCAGGGTCGTACATCTCGATGATCTTATAAATGTCCACAAAGATGGTCGTGCGGCCGTTCAGGATGCGATTGCCGAGAATCCCCTCCGTGTGGTAAATGTCCTCGTCCAGCTCAAGGTCGGTCTCGAGGCTGTCCACGATCTCCGAGACCAGAACCGCCACCCGCTTCTCTCCCTCCTCGAAGAGAAGAAGGTTGTACTCCTCCTGCTCCGGAAGGGGCTGAATAGGGAGATAATTCTCCAGCCGGATCACCGGGACCGAGCGCCCCTTGTACTGGACCACTTCCTTTCCTCCCACAAATTCCAGATCTTCCGCCTTGACCTTGTCCAGCCGGGAGACCAGGGAGAGCGGAAGGGCAAATTGTTCCTGGGGATGGACCTTGAAAAGAAGTACGAATTGTTTTTCTTCAGTGACCCTGCGGACCCCCTCTTCTTCCAGGAGACGGCGGGCCTCCTCGGCCTTAAAGCCCACATACCGCGAAAGCCCCACCACATCGAGAATCAGGGCCACCTTTCCGTCCCCCATGATGGTGGCCCCGGCATAGACCGGAATCCCTTTGAGAAGTCTCCCCAGGGGTTTGACCACAATCTCCTCCGAGTCCCGCACCTCGTCCACCAGGAGCCCAAAATCTATGGTTCCGGTGGTAAGAATGGCCAGACTCCGGGCCTCTCCGTCTGGAAGCCCCAGGATTTTGGCCAGCCGCACAATGGGGATGATTTCTCCGCGGAGGCGATAGAATTCCGAATCCCCGATGCGGTGGATTTCCTCCTGGCTCTCGAGATTCACCAGTTCTTTGAGGCCCACCTGGGGGATGGCGTAGCGCTCCCCTCCGGAAAGCACGATCAGAGCCGGAACGATGGCCAGGGTGAGTGGGATCTTGATGCGCACCGTGGTCCCGGCCCCTTTGACGGTCTGGATCTCCACACTTCCCCCCAGGCGCTCGATGTTGGTCTTGACCACATCCATGCCCACCCCGCGGCCGGAGATGTTGGTGACCTTCTCCGCGGTGGAAAAGCCGGGACGGAAAATGAGATTCAGGGCCTCCCTTTCCCCCATCCGCGAGGCCTCTTCCGGGGAGATGAGGCCTCTTTCCACGGCCTTGCGTTTGATCTTTTCTACATCTATTCCCCGGCCGTCATCTTCGATCTCCACCACCACCTGACCGCCCTCATGATAGGCCCGCAGGACCAAGGTCCCCACCTGGGGTTTCCCCACCTGGGCCCTTTCTTCCGGGGACTCGATCCCGTGATCCACGGAATTGCGGACCAGGTGGGTCAAAGGATCCTTGATGGCCTCAATAATGGAACGATCCAGTTCGGTATCGGCCCCTTCAATATGGAGATTGATCTTTTTGCCGGTAGAGCGGGCCAGATCCCGCACGATCCTCGGGAACTTATTGAAAAGATTCCCGATGGGCTGCATGCGGGTCTTCATGATGGTTTCCTGCATCTCCGTGGTCACCAGGGAGAGGTTCTGGGTAGCCCGCAGGAGCTCGGGGTCGGCCTTCTCTCCGGCTAGCTGCACCAAGCGATTTCGCGCCAGGACCAGCTCTCCGGCCAGATTCATGAGATGATCCAGGAGTTTCACATCCACCCGAATGTGGGTCTCGGCAAAGGAGACCTGAGGCGGGGCCTTGGGGGTCTTAGGTTCCTCGGGCCGGGCCTCCGAGGGGGCCGGAGGCCTTTCTTCGGAAGGCTTTTCTTCCCGGACGGGTTCTTCCGCCGGAGGGGCCTCCTCAGGCCCTTTGGCCTCCGCAGAGGGTTCCGGGGGGGCTTCCTCAGAAGGAACCTCCTCGGAGGGGGGCTGGGTCTCCTCCTTCGGAGCCTCTTCCTTTGGGGCCTCCCCCTGGGCCCGCCGGGCGATCTTTTCCGCAAAGTTGCTGAGCTCTACCAGAAAATCCAAATAGGTCTCGTCCACCGGCTCCTGCTTGTGGTCCTCAAGATGGGCGATGATGGCCTTGATGTGATCTACCGCCCGGAGCAACATGTCGATGATCTCCTCGTCGGCCACCACCAGCCCGTCCCGCAGTTTGGAAAGGATATCTTCGGCAAAATGGGCGATCCCCTCCAGGGTCTTGAAGCCGAAAAAGCCCGCCGTCCCCTTAAGGGTGTGCATGGTCCGAAAGATGCTCTTGAGGATCTCCGTATTCTGGGGATCCTGCTCAAGCTCCACAAATTCTTCATCAAGCTTCTCCAGGCTCTCCTTGGCCTCGGTGAGAAAATCTTTAAGGACCTCTTCTTCAAAGGACATGGCCTCCTCCTTAGTCCTTTCTGCGGAAACAGACCGTCTTTCCCAAAATCTTCTTTTCCATATCCGGGGGGAGGCCGGGAGGGAACTCCGTGGCCCCCAAGATGAGGTATCCCCCCGGATTCAATACCCGGCAGAGGTTTTCCCAGACGCGCTTTTTCATCGCCGGGGCAAAGTAGATCAGCACATAGCGGCAGAGGATCACATCAAAGCTCCCCACGCCCCGCAGGGGCTCCACTAGGTTTATTTTCCGAAATTTTACCAGATTTTTCAACTCTTCGGCGACCTTCCAGTGCGATCCCGTCTGTTTGAAATATTTTACCAGAAAGGTCACCGGAAGACCCCGGTTGACCTCGATCTGGGTATAGACTCCCTCCCGGGCCTTCTTGAGCGCACTTTCCGAGATGTCCGAGGCCAGGATCTCTACCCGCCAGGAGCTCACCAGATCCGGAAAATATTCCTTGAGGAGAATGGCCAGGCTATAAGGCTCCTGACCAGTGGAGCAGGCCGCCGACCAGAAGGTGAGCCTTTTAAGGCCGGACCTCTTTTCCTTTAATTCCGGAATAATGTGTTTTCTCAGGGACTCAAAGGGGTGTTGATCCCGAAAAAAGTAGGTCTCGTTGGTAGTAAGGGCGTCCACGATCTGCTCCAGAAGCTGGCGCGTGAGCTTGCTGCGAGCCACCTGATAGAGCTCTTCATGATCCCGGTAGCCCAGGGAGCGGGCCAGCTCGTTCAGGCGGTTTTCCACCAGATATTCCTTGCCGGTTTTGAGAGAGATACCGCTGACCTTTTCCACCAGTAGAGTGAAAAAATCGAAGATCTCCGGCCTCATGCTCTTCCCTTTCCTAAAAAGATCTCCTGGAGCTTAATAGGTATCTCCGAAAGGGGCAGAATCAGGTCCGCCAGCCCCGCTTCGACCACCGCCCGGGGCATCCCGTAAACGGTGGAGGTTTTCTCGTCTTGGGCGATAACCAGTCCTCCCTTCTCTTTAATCTTGCGGGCCCCCTCACGGCCGTCCTGGCCCATTCCGGTGAGAACCACAGCCACCGCAGTGCCGTTATAGACCTTGGCCAGGGACCGAAAGAGGGGATCCACCGCCGGACGACAACCGTTTTCCGGGGGGCCCTGGTGGAGATAGATGGTTTTAGTCCTCCCCGAACCCCGCACCTCCATGTGATAGTCGCCCGGGGCCACATAGACCGTGCCCTTCACCACCGGCTCCCCGGAGCGGGCCTCTTTTACCCGCAGGGCCGAACGCTGATCCAGGCTCTGGGCCAACTGGGCGGTAAAAAGCGGGGGCATATGCTGGACCAGGAGTATCGGGGCCGGGAAGTTCGCCGGAAGCCGGGGCATGATCTCCATGAGGGCCCTAGGGCCTCCGGTGGAAACCCCGATTCCCACCACGGAATAAACCCCAGGGGAGAGCACCCGGGGCCTCGGAGGGGCCGGCCGGCGGGGAAGAATCGGCTTGCGGACCGCAGGCACCGCGGCCCGGATCTTGGGAAGGAGTTCGGACTTTATGCGGGTTAAACTATCGAAAAGGTTGGCCCCTTTGGGCTTGGTCACGAAATCGAAGGCCCCGAGAGATAGGGCCTCTAAGGTTTCCCGGGCCCCCTTTTCCGTAAGGGTGGAAAACATGATTACCTTGGCCCGGGGCACCAGACGGCAGATCTCCCGCAGGGCCGAAAGGCCATCCATCACCGGCATCTCGATGTCCAGGGTGATCACATCTGGACGCAGGGCCTGGGCCAGCTCCACGGCTTCCCTCCCGTCCCGGGCCTCGCCCACTACCTCGATATCCGGCTCCTTGGAAAGGACCTCTTTGAGAAGCCTCCGGATGACCGGAGAGTCATCCACGATGAGGACTCGAATCACAGGGCCTCCTCCAGGAGAAAACGGATCTTGGCCTCGAGCATATCCTTGTCAAAGGGTTTCATGAGGTATTCGTTGGCCCCGGCCATGATGGCCTCAATAACACTCTGTTGCTGATTTTCGGTGGTGACCATCATGATCTTGATCTCCTTCCAGTCCGGATTGGCCCGTACGGCCTTAAGGAACTCGTAGCCGTTCATTACCGGCATGTGCCAGTCCAGAAGAATGAGGCGCACGTCTGGGTGTTCCTTGAGCCTTTCCAGGGCCTCCTTTCCGTTTTCGGCCTCCACCACCTCAAAGCCCAGCTCCTCCAGATACTTTCTTTCGATCTGGCGGATGGGCTTGGAGTCGTCCACCACCAGGGCTTTCATGAAAGCCTCCTACCAGTCGCGCGGTTTGGCCCAGATCTCCCGGACCTTGAGGTGAAAAAATCGATTGGAAGGCATAGCCCGAATCAGGGCCGCGGTATCCGCCCCCCGGGCCGTCCCGGCCACGGCCACTACATCTTCGGGAGGAATAAGTCCGGCATCACAGGCCATAAGTACAATTTCTACACAGACCTTAAGACCCTGGCCGAAAATCCTCAGGGTGTTGGCCACCAGGTCCTGCTGGGAATAGTGCAGGAGCTCTCGGATGGCGGTTCCCAGGTTTCGAAAGACCATGGTTCCGGTATATACCACCGCGCCAAGGGATTCAATCTCTCGGCGAGTCTCCGGAGTCATCTCCAGGGTCCCCGGCTCCCGGAAACCTACGTTGTGGGTCACCACCACCACTTTAAGCCCCAGGGGACAGAGTTCGCGGGCCGCCAGAAGCCCTGTGTCCCCGAAAGTAGAGGCCACCACCACATGCCGCAGGCCCCTCTTGGGGGCCTCTTCCTTGACCAGTTGGATTACGGCCTCGGTATTGTGTTTTCCGGCCTTCTCCAAAATCAACATGGCTATCCCTCCCTAGCCAGGATTACTCCCGGCTCATAATAGCCTTTTTCCAGGGTGATCTCCGGTACAAAGCCTCTCTCCAGCAAGGCCCCTCGCAGTTCAGAAAGGGCCTCTCGGGCCAACTTCAGGGTCTCCTCCCTTGAAAAATAAAAATGCAATCCCAGGTGCTGATCCTGAGCCTGCAGAAGGACCTCTACCAGCCCCAGCTCCGAAAGGAAAAGGCGGAGGTAAAAATAGCGCTCTTTCCGTCCTTCCTTTTGCCCCTCGGCCTCAAGGAGACCCCAGGAAAGACGATCGGCAAAGACAAAGGGAAGCACCAAGGCCCCCTCGGAAAAAAGATGCCGAAAAAATTGAACGAGGTCTTTCTGAGAATGGAAAGCTTCGCTTTTTTCCCGGAGGATCTCTCTTTTTTCTTCCTTTAGGGCCTCCACCAGCAAGGCCACCAGAGGGGCCAGGCCTTCTTTTTCCGAGACCGCCGGAAGTTCGGAGGGAAATTCAGCCGCAGCCTGAGGCAAGAGGGCCAGAAGATATTTCAGCCGAGAGAGCGGCCGCCCCCCTTCCCGCCCCTCTACCAGATGAAGAAGAAGCGGAGGCCCGGTAGAGACCACTCTTACCCGCAGGCTTTCTCCCGGACGAAAGGCCTCCGGAAAGAGACTTCCGGCCAGGCGGGCCTGAAAGCGCTCCCCTCCGGTCTCTAAGGTCAGGGTCTTGCCTTCTACCTCGATCACCCGCACCGTAAGCTCCCTTCCGGGCTGGGAAAAGAGAGGGACCAGATTTTCGGGAAGATAGGTTACCGGAGCCGGAGTGATGACCCTCACAGCCCCTCCTTAAATCTTTCGAGCGAGATCAGAAGCTCCACTTCCCCTTCCGAGAGGGAAAGGCGACGAGCAATCTCCGCGGGGGAAACCCCCTCCCGATAAAGCCTTACCACCTCCTTCCGCAAATCCTTTCGCCCCTCACCGGAGCGCTCCCAGGCCTCGGCCCCGGCCGCAAGGGCTCTTTCCAGGCGCCGAAAGATCTTCTTTTCCTCCTCCAGATAGCGGGAAAGATCCTCGATCAAGCCCTCAAGGAGGGAAAGTTTTTCCGCAAGCCTCGGGGAGGTTTCCACCGGTCGCAGGCGGTAAAAAAGGAGCCCGATAAGAATTAACATGAGGAGATCCAGGAAAACCTGCCCCCAGAGATAGATCTCCATTCCGGACTCAAACCGTAACATCGACCACCTGGCCCTTGCCGTTTTCCGGAGGCCTCTCCTCGGGGCCTTCTTTTTTCGGCTTAGAGGGAGGTCTCCTTCCGGAATCCCTTTCCCGCGGGGGACGTTCTTCGAATTCCGCCGGTGGAAGAAGGGGCCGGATATGGGAAGGCTTCTCCACCCGATCGGGCATGGGCCCTCCTTAAAATTTTATTTCAGGATGTAACCCCGGACCTCGATCTCTTTGGGGACCAGCCCTTCCGGGGCCCGGGTTCGAAAGACCTCAAAGAGGGCCTCCCGGATCTTGGCCACCCCCTCTGGAGACCGCCAATAATAGAAGGGAATCCCCCGAAAGGTATCGTAGATCAAAC
This portion of the Thermosulfurimonas marina genome encodes:
- the ychF gene encoding redox-regulated ATPase YchF, giving the protein MGVRVGIVGLPNVGKSTLFNALVEGSRAEVANYPFCTIDPNIGVVEVPDERVKILAEREGAAQAVPATVEFVDIAGLVRHASRGEGLGNQFLAHIREVEALAVVLRCFEDPEVVHVEGAVDPVRDLEILEVELIAKDLETVERRLSKVEKAARSGDRAAGEEYRHLEILRRILSEVEPLRKHREKIPPETLEYAFRTLFLLTLKPVLWVANLGEGDLPEGRENPHLVRLAERARNEGVPLIPLCAELEAQLAELSPEERREMLAAYGLAEPGLWRVIREAYGLLNLITFYTVNEKEARARTLRRGATALEAAAEIHTDMARGFIAAEVINFEDYRALSGLSEARKKGLVRLEGRDYPVKDGDILYIRFKV
- a CDS encoding protein-glutamate methylesterase/protein-glutamine glutaminase, which produces MIRVLIVDDSPVIRRLLKEVLSKEPDIEVVGEARDGREAVELAQALRPDVITLDIEMPVMDGLSALREICRLVPRAKVIMFSTLTEKGARETLEALSLGAFDFVTKPKGANLFDSLTRIKSELLPKIRAAVPAVRKPILPRRPAPPRPRVLSPGVYSVVGIGVSTGGPRALMEIMPRLPANFPAPILLVQHMPPLFTAQLAQSLDQRSALRVKEARSGEPVVKGTVYVAPGDYHMEVRGSGRTKTIYLHQGPPENGCRPAVDPLFRSLAKVYNGTAVAVVLTGMGQDGREGARKIKEKGGLVIAQDEKTSTVYGMPRAVVEAGLADLILPLSEIPIKLQEIFLGKGRA
- a CDS encoding DnaJ C-terminal domain-containing protein, coding for MREGELLRILGLSPGAGWEEIRRAYLRRVKEWHPDRGGDPERYLRLQEAYQELRQRYGEGERVQILRERPGRGDYFLSFIELTIREAALGTEKRVRVPEEPVPCSHCGGGGRDPWGKKVRCEVCKGRGLVLEEGPYRSLCPRCRGEGEIWLSPCPQCRGKGEIRGEKEVLVHIPPGVREGDLLFVPRRPGGPGLDVYLEVLLRREEDLYFEGEDLVLRVRVPFWKAALGGKVQVETLEGPEEIELPRGLPSGARLVLSHRGPFGSDGRRGNLILQFEVWFPEAYPPKAQELLQEFYHLMEEAYGGAAGTQQ
- a CDS encoding chemotaxis protein CheW, which gives rise to MELPVPSSERTLALGEKTETFVTFWLGEFYFGLPISEVVEINRKLEITPVPLAPAYIRGIVNLRGQVLTAIDLARRIGLDGENAAEYNLIVRDEDEDKVSLLVERIGDILEVPVESIEEPPEKIEGMERRFVRWVCQLPERLLVILHTRELFQESG
- a CDS encoding HNH endonuclease, which gives rise to MSAESILQDKVLVLNRYYQAIQITTVLRAICHLVKGTAKVITPDWTTHTLEEWIEASRFYDNGRLIRSPSLSLVAPDAIYLTTYDRLPKMEVVFNRANLFMRDQYTCQYCGKSVKNPKDRTIDHVLPRSRGGKTVWTNVVLCCRKCNLKKGDRTPEEAGMRLLKKPEAPKWQSLFWEKFPEEKRRVWEPFLNFAGLYPDS
- the ppsA gene encoding phosphoenolpyruvate synthase — translated: MAEAPLILWFEEIGIKDVPLVGGKNASLGEMYRNLTPKGVRVPEGFAVTAEAYRYFIRENHLDDKIRKALEGLDTHNVKDLQQRGRRVRELILKAKMPARLAEEIEKAYRKLEEKYGPNVDVAVRSSATAEDLPDASFAGQQETYLNVRGAERVIEYVKRCFASLFTDRAISYREDKGFDHFNVYLSVAVQKMVRSDKACSGVMFTLDTESGFRDVVYITGAWGLGENVVQGKVNPDEFYVFKPTLKKGFRPILSKKLGSKHIKMVYSRDPEHPVRDVKTTRRERESFVLSDEEILKLAEWAIIIEEHYGRPMDIEWAKDGDGKTVGTGELFIVQARPETVHGAKRERYYEVYKLKGEGRVLTVGKAVGSKIGQGRARVIMEVSQIHEFQPGEVLVTDMTDPDWEPIMKVAAAIVTNRGGRTCHAAIVSRELGIPCIVGTGNATEVVKTGQEITVDCSQGEEGRVLEGLVPYEVERIDLESLPRTKTKIMMNVGIPEQAFSQAQIPNDGVGLARLEFIIGSHIGIHPLALLHYQELKKQAEKDSRLRKLVREIEKRTPGYENKADFFVDKLAQGVGMIAAAFYPNDVIVRLSDFKSNEYANLLGGWLYEPVEHNPMIGWRGASRYYDPKFEPAFGLECKALKRVRDEMGLTNVKIMIPFCRTPEEGQKVIGVMEKYGLKQGENGLEIYVMCEIPSNVVLADQFADIFDGFSIGSNDLTQLTLGLDRDSELVAHLYDERNEAVKRLVRQVIQTAKARGRKIGICGQAPSDFPDFAEFLVECGIDSMSLTPDTVVRTRLLVAEKEKALGK
- a CDS encoding CheR family methyltransferase, producing MRPEIFDFFTLLVEKVSGISLKTGKEYLVENRLNELARSLGYRDHEELYQVARSKLTRQLLEQIVDALTTNETYFFRDQHPFESLRKHIIPELKEKRSGLKRLTFWSAACSTGQEPYSLAILLKEYFPDLVSSWRVEILASDISESALKKAREGVYTQIEVNRGLPVTFLVKYFKQTGSHWKVAEELKNLVKFRKINLVEPLRGVGSFDVILCRYVLIYFAPAMKKRVWENLCRVLNPGGYLILGATEFPPGLPPDMEKKILGKTVCFRRKD
- a CDS encoding chemotaxis protein CheW — its product is MSFEEEVLKDFLTEAKESLEKLDEEFVELEQDPQNTEILKSIFRTMHTLKGTAGFFGFKTLEGIAHFAEDILSKLRDGLVVADEEIIDMLLRAVDHIKAIIAHLEDHKQEPVDETYLDFLVELSNFAEKIARRAQGEAPKEEAPKEETQPPSEEVPSEEAPPEPSAEAKGPEEAPPAEEPVREEKPSEERPPAPSEARPEEPKTPKAPPQVSFAETHIRVDVKLLDHLMNLAGELVLARNRLVQLAGEKADPELLRATQNLSLVTTEMQETIMKTRMQPIGNLFNKFPRIVRDLARSTGKKINLHIEGADTELDRSIIEAIKDPLTHLVRNSVDHGIESPEERAQVGKPQVGTLVLRAYHEGGQVVVEIEDDGRGIDVEKIKRKAVERGLISPEEASRMGEREALNLIFRPGFSTAEKVTNISGRGVGMDVVKTNIERLGGSVEIQTVKGAGTTVRIKIPLTLAIVPALIVLSGGERYAIPQVGLKELVNLESQEEIHRIGDSEFYRLRGEIIPIVRLAKILGLPDGEARSLAILTTGTIDFGLLVDEVRDSEEIVVKPLGRLLKGIPVYAGATIMGDGKVALILDVVGLSRYVGFKAEEARRLLEEEGVRRVTEEKQFVLLFKVHPQEQFALPLSLVSRLDKVKAEDLEFVGGKEVVQYKGRSVPVIRLENYLPIQPLPEQEEYNLLLFEEGEKRVAVLVSEIVDSLETDLELDEDIYHTEGILGNRILNGRTTIFVDIYKIIEMYDPEWFQRREVAEPRRILYAEDSTFYAGLVRNYLEAAGFEVDLASNGREAWEKLQQESYDLLITDIEMPEMDGIELAKKVRSDERFRNLPVMVLTSLSGEEIYRKAREAGADEFQIKLDRQAVISAVERLLEESRLKEAAA